One Idiomarina loihiensis L2TR genomic window carries:
- the ccmD gene encoding heme exporter protein CcmD, which translates to MAFDSFTDFVAMGGYGLYVWLSFFLSFVVLAGVALETLLAKRQLVKKSRQLQQRQQRLARRTANRAAVGDGNEPKT; encoded by the coding sequence ATGGCTTTTGACAGTTTTACTGACTTCGTTGCTATGGGTGGGTACGGACTTTATGTCTGGTTGTCATTCTTTTTAAGTTTTGTTGTTCTTGCCGGAGTTGCTTTAGAAACTTTATTGGCAAAACGACAGTTGGTTAAGAAAAGCCGGCAGTTACAACAGCGTCAACAGCGCTTAGCCAGACGCACAGCCAACCGTGCAGCAGTAGGAGACGGTAATGAACCCAAGACGTAA